The region CCTATCTTCAATTACACGTTACTCTCCTTTAAAACATAGGTAAATATCGATCTACACCTATGATGGTGGCGATATAAACTACAAATACACAAAATGCTACCGCATCCTTAGCCTTATACTTTAAAGGCTTCATCTTTGTCCTGCCCTTACCTCCACGATAACAGCGTGCTTCCATTGCCATAGCAAGGTCACCCGCACGACGAAATGCTGAGATAAACAAAGGAACCAAAATCGGTACCATTGCTTTCGCTCTCTTAATTAAGCTACCCGTTTCAAAATCCGCTCCACGTGCCTGTTGCGCCTTCATAATCTTATCAGTTTCCTCCAATAAAATTGGAATGAAACGAAGAGCAATGGACATCATCATAGCCACCTCATGTACTGGTACGTGTATCACCTTTAAGAAACCAAGTAGTCGCTCAATTCCATCTGTTAGCTCGTTTGGCGTTGTGGTAAATGTCATTAAGGAGGAACCTAAGATTAATAAAACCAAACGAAGCCCCATAAAGATTGCAAACCGAATACCCTCTGTTGTAATTATGATAAATCCAAAATGCACTAATATATGTTCACCGGGTGTTAAAAACAGATTAAAGCTTACCGTAAAAAGTAACAATATAATTACGGATTTGAGTCCTTTTACAATATATTTTAAAGGCACCTCAGATGCCTTAATTATACCAAACAAAAATAACCCCGTTACAAGATAGCCCCAAAATGTATCGAACAGAAACATGGATACAATATATACTATTGTCCCAATTAGTTTAACTCTTGGATCTAAACGATGTATGATGGAGCCAGAAGGGTAATATTGTCCAATCGTGATATCTCTAATCATCGAATTATCCTTTCTTTGTTACTTATCAGATTCTTCTTACGTTTCCCACATTAAAAGCATGCTCGCTCAGTAGGCTGGATATATGGGCCGAGGATTACGCAGGCACATATATCCGTTTGAAAGAAAATTTATAATTTTCTTTCAAACTTCCACCAATCAAGAATCTCTAACTTCGCCTCTTCAACGGTTGTCGCATCTGTTGATACCGGGATTCGCATCTGGTTAAGATCATGCATGACATAGGTTACCGATGGTGCAGCAAGCCCAATCTTCTCAAGCTCTTTATAATGTGAAAATACTGTCTTTGGAGTACCATCAAAGGCAATCTCTCCTTTATTCATAACAATAATTCTATCAACGTATTTTGCAACATCCTCCATACTGTGAGAAACTAATATTACGGTAATTTTTCTCTCATTATGAATTTTATCAATTTGGTCTAAAATCTCATCTCGTCCCATAGGGTCAAGACCAGCGGTCGGCTCATCTAAAATTAATACTTCAGGCTTCATCGCCAAGACACCAGCGATTGCTACCCTTCTTTTTTGCCCACCCGATAATTCAAATGGTGACGCATCGTACAAATCATCTGTGATACCTACCATTTTAAGAGCATCAAATGCTCTTAAATCAATCTCGAGTTGAGGTAGATTTAAGTTTTTAGGGCCAAACTGAACATCTTTTAGCACCGTAGTTTCAAACAACTGATGCTCCGGATACTGAAAAACCAAACCAACTTTACTACGTAATTCCTTTTTATGAAAACCATCTGCATTAATATCAGCACCATTGAAATACACTGCGCCACTGGATGGTTTCATTAATCCATTCAGATGCTGAATTAATGTGGACTTGCCAGAACCAGTATGTCCAATTAAACCAATAAATTGTCCATCCGGGATGTCAAGATTAATATTTTTTAATGCCTGTTTCTCATAAGCAGTACCGCCGCCATAAACATAGCTTACATTATCTAGTAAAAGCGCCATTACGTACCTCCATCATTGCCTCTACGAACTCTTCTCTGGTTAGAATACCATCCGGAAGCGGCATTCCATGCTTCTTTAATTCGTATGCAAGTTCTGTTACCTGTGGTACATCCAATCGATATTTCTTTAGCTTATCAACCTGACTAAAAACCTCTCGTGGTGTTCCCTGCATAACAACTTTACCGGAATCCATAACAATCACCTTGTCCGCATGGATTACTTCATCCATATAGTGTGTTATCAATAATACAGTTACTTTTTCCTTTTTATTTAAATCCCTTATCGTTTTGATAACTTCTTTTCTACCATTCGGGTCTAACATTGCTGTCGGTTCATCTAAAATAATACATTTTGGACGCATCGCCATAATACCTGCAATTGCAACCCTCTGTTTTTGACCACCAGATAATTTATTCGGAGAATGGCTTCGGTATTCATACATTCCGACAGCTTTAAGACTTTCTTCTACTCTTTGCCATATCTCCTCCGTTGGCACGCCAAGATTTTCAGGACCAAAACCTACGTCCTCCTCAACTACTGTTGCGATAATCTGATTGTCCGGATTTTGAAATACCATACCAGCCGATTGTCTAATATCCCAGATTTTTTCTTCATCCTTCGTATCAAACCCGTTGACATAAAGTGTCCCTTCACTTGGAGTCAAGATAGCATTGATATGTTTTGCCATCGTGGATTTACCGGAGCCATTATGTCCCAGAATAGCGACAAAGTCACCTTCTGAAACATCTAAGGTAACTTCATCAAGTGCTCGATTAATCGCCTCAACATTTCCTTCTTCGTCACGTCGAATATATTCAAATACTAAATTTTTAGCATCTATCATTCTCATACAGCATATCTCATTTCTTATTGGATTTCTAATACTAATCATGGTTATAAAACCTGGGATTAGTACTATTGTCGAATGTCAACTTACATTGTATTGTATTCTGGATAACTTTGCAATGAATTTTTCAAACTAGTAACAGAATAAACGCTTTCTAATATATATTTTACGGCAAAATCAATAGTAAAAATCATAAACTATAAAGAAATTGTATTTCAATTTCCTATAAATCAAAAAAACTGCCCCGAATCACTTCGAGGCAGTCCAATTTTCCCTATGTTATTTCACAATAAGTTTTATAAAAACAACACTCATTGTGACAAAGGTTCTGCTTTATTAGAAATTAAACAAGCTCAATTAA is a window of Lachnoclostridium phytofermentans ISDg DNA encoding:
- a CDS encoding energy-coupling factor transporter ATPase, with the protein product MALLLDNVSYVYGGGTAYEKQALKNINLDIPDGQFIGLIGHTGSGKSTLIQHLNGLMKPSSGAVYFNGADINADGFHKKELRSKVGLVFQYPEHQLFETTVLKDVQFGPKNLNLPQLEIDLRAFDALKMVGITDDLYDASPFELSGGQKRRVAIAGVLAMKPEVLILDEPTAGLDPMGRDEILDQIDKIHNERKITVILVSHSMEDVAKYVDRIIVMNKGEIAFDGTPKTVFSHYKELEKIGLAAPSVTYVMHDLNQMRIPVSTDATTVEEAKLEILDWWKFERKL
- a CDS encoding energy-coupling factor transporter transmembrane component T family protein, which produces MIRDITIGQYYPSGSIIHRLDPRVKLIGTIVYIVSMFLFDTFWGYLVTGLFLFGIIKASEVPLKYIVKGLKSVIILLLFTVSFNLFLTPGEHILVHFGFIIITTEGIRFAIFMGLRLVLLILGSSLMTFTTTPNELTDGIERLLGFLKVIHVPVHEVAMMMSIALRFIPILLEETDKIMKAQQARGADFETGSLIKRAKAMVPILVPLFISAFRRAGDLAMAMEARCYRGGKGRTKMKPLKYKAKDAVAFCVFVVYIATIIGVDRYLPMF
- a CDS encoding energy-coupling factor transporter ATPase, with amino-acid sequence MRMIDAKNLVFEYIRRDEEGNVEAINRALDEVTLDVSEGDFVAILGHNGSGKSTMAKHINAILTPSEGTLYVNGFDTKDEEKIWDIRQSAGMVFQNPDNQIIATVVEEDVGFGPENLGVPTEEIWQRVEESLKAVGMYEYRSHSPNKLSGGQKQRVAIAGIMAMRPKCIILDEPTAMLDPNGRKEVIKTIRDLNKKEKVTVLLITHYMDEVIHADKVIVMDSGKVVMQGTPREVFSQVDKLKKYRLDVPQVTELAYELKKHGMPLPDGILTREEFVEAMMEVRNGAFTR